In a single window of the Phycisphaerales bacterium genome:
- a CDS encoding PEP-CTERM sorting domain-containing protein (PEP-CTERM proteins occur, often in large numbers, in the proteomes of bacteria that also encode an exosortase, a predicted intramembrane cysteine proteinase. The presence of a PEP-CTERM domain at a protein's C-terminus predicts cleavage within the sorting domain, followed by covalent anchoring to some some component of the (usually Gram-negative) cell surface. Many PEP-CTERM proteins exhibit an unusual sequence composition that includes large numbers of potential glycosylation sites. Expression of one such protein has been shown restore the ability of a bacterium to form floc, a type of biofilm.) encodes MHTRLARVLIAGVSLASAYSARADITGFGNFSEWTINQGDDGPAPMLVDNGIRLTYLNDVLQQTRSIWHETPQTVSAFTASFTYQALNGATGSGFGAALVLQNDPDGIHALGASPGDECGYDGIEDSVAVTLELGLPSRSGLYTDGLFGGGSPSISPVDLRAGNPVLVSLQYDGSILGVSILDTVTLDSFDAAYAVDIPALVGSSTALVGFTASTGFGSSADQYIFNPQFTSIPEPGSLALLALLGATASRRRRAAA; translated from the coding sequence ATGCATACCCGTCTTGCCCGTGTGCTCATCGCCGGCGTTTCGCTGGCTTCCGCATACTCCGCCCGTGCCGACATCACCGGCTTTGGCAACTTCTCGGAGTGGACCATCAACCAGGGGGACGATGGGCCCGCCCCGATGCTGGTGGACAATGGCATCCGCCTCACCTATCTCAACGATGTCCTGCAGCAGACACGGAGCATCTGGCACGAGACGCCCCAGACGGTGTCGGCGTTCACCGCGTCCTTCACCTACCAGGCGCTCAACGGCGCGACGGGCAGCGGGTTCGGCGCCGCCCTGGTTCTTCAGAACGACCCCGACGGCATCCACGCGCTCGGGGCCTCACCCGGCGATGAATGCGGGTACGACGGCATCGAGGACAGCGTCGCCGTCACGCTGGAGTTGGGCTTGCCCTCACGGTCGGGTCTGTACACCGACGGGCTCTTCGGGGGCGGGTCGCCCTCCATCAGTCCGGTCGATCTCCGCGCCGGCAACCCGGTCCTCGTCTCGCTCCAGTACGACGGCTCGATCCTCGGCGTCAGCATCCTCGACACGGTGACGCTCGATTCGTTCGACGCGGCCTACGCCGTGGACATCCCGGCGCTCGTCGGCAGTTCGACCGCGCTCGTCGGCTTCACCGCCAGCACGGGGTTCGGGAGCTCGGCCGACCAGTACATCTTCAACCCGCAGTTCACCAGCATCCCGGAACCCGGCTCGCTGGCGCTGCTCGCGCTGCTC